The Nitrospirales bacterium genome includes a window with the following:
- a CDS encoding flagellar biosynthesis anti-sigma factor FlgM translates to MTISGLDPNGELGRLFSALQPRAVSHSEQRSSNQVLSGGPRDDVALSDLAKEVRAVTARAERVPDVRVDRVQASREAVESQQVLATSGQIADALSRETILNALALS, encoded by the coding sequence ATGACAATTTCCGGCCTGGATCCCAATGGTGAGCTCGGGCGACTGTTTTCTGCTCTCCAGCCCCGTGCGGTTTCTCACTCCGAGCAGCGCTCCTCGAATCAAGTTCTGAGTGGAGGGCCCCGAGACGATGTGGCCTTGTCAGATTTGGCGAAAGAAGTTCGCGCGGTCACAGCACGAGCGGAACGTGTGCCTGATGTACGTGTCGATCGTGTCCAGGCGAGTCGTGAAGCCGTAGAGTCTCAGCAAGTATTGGCCACGTCCGGTCAAATCGCCGATGCGCTGTCTCGTGAGACGATACTCAACGCGCTCGCCCTATCATAA
- a CDS encoding rod-binding protein, translating to MLDGILGLGNVPPVDALQYSKIEKFERLQGRENIRQAAQEYESYFLAYLMKMMRNTVPKGSLTSNPMGETFYSFYDEEIAKRAAQAGGVGLADFVLSSLAQEGAKAGHMESETDLEESQ from the coding sequence ATGCTAGACGGAATACTCGGTCTTGGGAATGTGCCGCCGGTTGACGCGCTTCAGTATTCCAAGATTGAAAAGTTTGAGCGTCTTCAGGGTCGTGAAAACATTCGGCAGGCCGCCCAGGAGTATGAAAGTTATTTTCTTGCCTACCTGATGAAAATGATGAGAAATACCGTGCCAAAAGGCTCGTTAACCTCAAATCCGATGGGGGAAACGTTCTACTCCTTCTATGATGAAGAAATCGCCAAGCGGGCGGCTCAGGCCGGAGGTGTCGGACTTGCCGATTTCGTCTTGTCTTCTTTAGCTCAGGAAGGCGCCAAAGCTGGACACATGGAAAGTGAGACCGACCTGGAAGAATCTCAATAG
- a CDS encoding flagellar basal body P-ring protein FlgI: MPYASLTHRLSSCTWYVVLMTVIGLVSSADAARIKDIASVEGVRENQLIGYGLVVGLDRTGDSVVGGQFTAQAIMSMLNSMGINLKVNPIQLLTKNTASVMVTAKLPPFARPGMKLDIQVSSLANAKSLKGGTLLLTPLKAPNQQVYAVAQGPISTSGFEAGGSGSSVTKNQQSGGIIPGGAIVEKAVDLNIEEWKSFSLTIRQADFTTSLRVAEAINTHFGPGVAFPVSSGQVKVGMPESFQGKIVQLIAAVEGLNVDVDTQAKVIVNERTGTIVMGEHVRLSSMAISHGSLTIKIKTKFDVSQPEAPGLVGNAAGQTVVTSESDASVEEEPGRVIQIDQSVTLGDLVKALNFIGVTPRDLVAVLTAAKAAGALQADMEMI; this comes from the coding sequence TTGCCATACGCTTCATTGACGCATCGTCTGTCTTCTTGTACCTGGTATGTGGTGCTGATGACGGTGATTGGCCTTGTCTCTTCCGCAGATGCAGCCCGCATCAAGGATATCGCGTCAGTTGAAGGCGTGCGCGAAAATCAATTGATCGGTTATGGCCTGGTCGTGGGACTCGATCGTACAGGGGACTCGGTAGTTGGCGGACAGTTCACGGCCCAAGCGATCATGTCCATGTTGAATTCGATGGGTATTAATCTCAAGGTCAATCCTATTCAGTTGTTGACCAAAAACACGGCCTCGGTGATGGTGACCGCCAAGCTTCCTCCATTTGCCCGTCCGGGCATGAAATTGGATATTCAAGTGTCCTCCCTGGCGAACGCCAAAAGTCTGAAAGGGGGGACCTTGTTGTTGACGCCGTTGAAGGCTCCCAATCAACAGGTGTATGCCGTCGCGCAGGGACCGATCTCCACATCCGGGTTTGAGGCCGGCGGGTCCGGAAGTTCGGTAACGAAAAATCAACAATCTGGCGGGATCATTCCAGGCGGGGCTATCGTGGAAAAAGCGGTTGACCTCAACATCGAAGAGTGGAAGTCGTTTTCGTTAACGATTCGACAGGCGGATTTCACGACCTCGCTTCGTGTGGCCGAAGCGATTAACACGCATTTTGGGCCCGGTGTGGCGTTTCCCGTCAGTTCCGGGCAGGTCAAGGTGGGGATGCCGGAATCGTTTCAAGGGAAAATTGTCCAGTTGATCGCGGCCGTGGAAGGTCTGAATGTCGATGTGGACACCCAAGCGAAGGTCATCGTGAACGAGCGAACAGGGACGATCGTGATGGGTGAACATGTTCGTTTATCCAGCATGGCCATTTCCCATGGCAGTCTGACGATCAAAATCAAGACGAAATTCGATGTGTCTCAGCCTGAAGCGCCAGGTCTCGTCGGCAATGCCGCCGGTCAAACAGTTGTCACATCGGAGTCGGATGCCAGTGTGGAGGAAGAGCCTGGACGTGTCATTCAAATCGATCAATCGGTCACGCTGGGCGATTTGGTCAAAGCCCTGAATTTTATCGGCGTTACTCCACGTGATCTTGTCGCCGTCTTGACCGCGGCTAAAGCCGCTGGAGCCCTTCAGGCTGATATGGAAATGATTTAA
- a CDS encoding flagellar protein FlgN: MNTEKPWGELQRLFQEECAAYRRLADVLEEEWTLLKRLDHARLHDISDRKEDILKHIEGLERSRTHCVQLLHPIDSSKQSLEWVVHTQVPESIPVKRILRQLISIGKRVKQLSDQNSRLISRGLHIVREAMQVVHEGLGYQPMYGETGGLRFPGRPTSLDIKG; the protein is encoded by the coding sequence ATGAACACTGAGAAGCCATGGGGTGAGCTTCAACGCCTATTTCAGGAAGAATGCGCCGCGTACCGTCGACTGGCTGACGTGCTCGAAGAGGAGTGGACGCTGTTAAAGCGGCTTGACCATGCACGGCTACATGATATCTCCGACCGGAAAGAAGACATACTCAAGCACATTGAAGGTTTGGAACGCTCCCGCACTCACTGCGTGCAGCTACTTCATCCGATTGATTCGTCGAAACAATCGCTGGAATGGGTCGTTCATACACAGGTTCCGGAATCCATCCCCGTGAAGCGAATCTTACGGCAGCTCATCTCAATCGGAAAACGCGTCAAGCAGTTGAGCGATCAAAATTCTCGATTGATCAGTCGCGGCCTGCATATCGTACGAGAAGCCATGCAGGTTGTGCATGAAGGGTTAGGGTATCAACCGATGTACGGAGAGACGGGCGGTTTGCGGTTTCCTGGACGTCCGACATCCTTGGATATCAAAGGGTAA
- the csrA gene encoding carbon storage regulator CsrA, which yields MLILTRKKDEAIRIGENIRIVLVQVKGGQVRIGIECPSDMRVLREELYEAVRQENMNALSISPDQVKTLPRQAGVAQRNQPDT from the coding sequence ATGTTAATCTTAACAAGAAAAAAAGATGAAGCGATTCGTATCGGAGAAAATATTCGAATCGTTCTCGTGCAAGTCAAGGGCGGACAAGTTCGAATAGGCATCGAGTGCCCCTCAGACATGCGTGTGTTACGAGAAGAACTCTATGAAGCGGTTCGGCAAGAAAACATGAATGCCCTTTCAATCAGCCCGGATCAAGTCAAGACCCTTCCACGGCAAGCAGGGGTTGCCCAGCGCAACCAGCCTGATACTTGA
- the flgK gene encoding flagellar hook-associated protein FlgK: MSGIGHIFEIGRTGIRAHQQALATISHNISNIETKGYSRQEVVLETASPANGQEASGVRVHEIRRNVDVFLEDQITKLKEDVGRLDSRHNFLVQADGVFTESDNQGIAHGLTEFFNAVRDVATNPEGTVQRTVLLGKGNALTDEVNRAATALDQIRRDADGQIGRHLTTVNSLATEIATLNDSIFRAEASGGAALDLRDQRQLRVNELAELVDVSVVEGRDGLTINVGGHLLVGGNHANTLVQTPDVDNPPLNDVAIVRSDGTNLVITPRIADGRIKGLLTLRDTDIVGFQDRLDRTVAVLVNEFNQQHEAGYDLDGDTGNAFFTALSPDAPVASDSNTGGAEGTSVAVSTASSLTFSTYQISFTNATTFDVLDTTNGTTVLSGQTYTSGNNIVFDGLTTVITNNTGAPAAGDVFTVSAHKGAAADLSVALTDTDDISASSTAAGVPGNNLNALALVDIHTTRQSTLGSVTLNDYHTITAGNVGSTTREVNLSLIAKEAETEQVEAFREGVSGVSLDEELTHLLSFQRAFQASARLITLADDLLETVLGLGR, translated from the coding sequence ATGTCTGGGATTGGACACATTTTCGAGATTGGTCGAACGGGGATTCGAGCGCATCAACAAGCACTCGCCACGATCTCTCACAATATCAGCAATATTGAGACTAAAGGGTACTCTCGGCAGGAAGTCGTCCTTGAAACAGCGTCTCCGGCAAATGGTCAAGAAGCTTCCGGGGTCCGGGTTCATGAGATTCGGCGGAATGTCGATGTGTTTTTGGAAGACCAGATTACCAAGCTCAAGGAAGATGTCGGCCGGTTGGATTCCCGTCATAATTTTTTAGTGCAGGCCGATGGCGTCTTTACCGAAAGTGATAATCAGGGCATTGCCCATGGATTGACGGAATTCTTCAACGCCGTTCGTGATGTGGCCACAAACCCTGAAGGCACCGTTCAGCGAACGGTCCTTCTCGGAAAAGGGAATGCGTTAACAGACGAAGTCAATCGCGCTGCCACAGCCTTAGATCAGATTCGACGGGATGCGGATGGCCAAATTGGTCGACATCTGACGACGGTGAACAGTTTAGCGACAGAAATTGCGACGTTGAATGATTCGATCTTCCGGGCTGAAGCCAGCGGCGGGGCTGCCCTTGATCTCCGAGATCAGCGCCAACTCCGCGTCAATGAACTGGCCGAACTGGTCGATGTCTCAGTCGTCGAGGGGAGAGACGGGTTGACGATCAATGTCGGGGGACATTTGTTAGTGGGTGGGAATCATGCCAATACTCTCGTGCAAACGCCAGATGTGGACAACCCGCCGCTCAATGATGTGGCCATCGTTCGGAGTGACGGAACCAATCTGGTGATTACTCCGCGGATAGCCGATGGACGGATAAAAGGCCTTCTGACGCTGCGCGACACGGATATCGTCGGGTTCCAGGATCGTCTGGATCGTACGGTCGCCGTCCTCGTCAACGAGTTCAATCAGCAGCATGAGGCGGGGTATGACTTAGATGGTGATACGGGGAATGCGTTCTTTACGGCATTGAGCCCCGATGCTCCGGTTGCCAGCGATAGCAATACCGGTGGAGCCGAGGGAACGTCCGTCGCCGTATCCACGGCGAGCTCGCTCACATTCAGCACGTATCAAATTTCTTTCACCAACGCGACGACGTTTGATGTGCTGGATACCACGAATGGCACCACGGTGCTCAGCGGGCAGACGTATACGTCGGGGAACAATATCGTGTTTGATGGTCTCACCACGGTGATCACCAATAATACCGGCGCGCCGGCTGCCGGTGACGTCTTTACGGTCAGCGCCCATAAAGGCGCGGCGGCGGATCTGTCTGTAGCCCTCACGGATACCGATGACATTTCGGCCTCCTCGACTGCCGCGGGGGTACCAGGGAATAATCTGAACGCGCTGGCACTCGTCGATATTCATACGACGCGTCAGAGCACTTTGGGCAGCGTGACCTTGAATGACTACCACACCATCACGGCAGGAAATGTCGGGAGCACGACACGAGAAGTGAATCTATCGCTTATCGCCAAAGAGGCCGAGACGGAACAAGTGGAAGCATTCCGCGAGGGTGTATCCGGCGTATCTCTGGATGAAGAACTGACCCATTTATTGAGTTTCCAACGTGCCTTTCAAGCCTCAGCTCGTCTCATTACCCTCGCCGATGATCTGCTCGAAACGGTGCTGGGGCTCGGACGCTAA
- a CDS encoding class I SAM-dependent methyltransferase, with product MNCRICHSKDLDLAIDLQDQPWCNHFLRVDEIGTEPFYPLRVVYCHACHTPQLDYTVPKEVMFGNHTYLSGVTRTLNAHFQAVAQCVDDSFCKHLQHKRVLDIGSNDGTQLKHYQELGYDVLGIESSKGTADIATQAGIETIHAFADGDLLRGLPHQFHVINAAGVFFHLEELHSITDGIRAALHPDGVFVVQFLYMKQIVDNMAFDQIYHEHLLYYNLETIETLLNMHGLSMFDGYLSPIHGGSIIGFVGPTGKREPSQRLQKLRQEETVQHSNQFSTYQTFAEQIQCMKSSNQEFLHAAKDRGLTIYGFGAPVKGNTLLNYFEIGPAHLDCLVEKNALRRGLYSPGQYIPIVMEDELAHPPDMYYVLAWNFKEEILANNRKLIEQGVEFYFPIDPRPVLA from the coding sequence ATGAACTGTAGAATTTGCCATTCGAAGGATTTAGATCTCGCCATCGATCTTCAAGATCAGCCATGGTGCAACCATTTTTTACGCGTGGACGAAATCGGGACTGAACCGTTTTATCCCCTGCGAGTCGTGTATTGCCACGCCTGTCATACTCCACAGCTTGACTATACCGTGCCCAAGGAAGTGATGTTCGGAAATCACACGTATTTGTCCGGTGTGACTCGCACGCTCAACGCACATTTTCAGGCTGTCGCGCAATGTGTGGATGACAGTTTTTGTAAACACCTCCAGCACAAGCGAGTGTTGGATATCGGGTCCAATGACGGGACGCAGCTCAAACACTATCAAGAGCTCGGGTATGACGTGCTCGGCATCGAATCGTCGAAGGGGACGGCTGACATCGCAACACAAGCAGGTATAGAAACGATTCATGCCTTTGCCGATGGGGATCTTTTGAGAGGCCTGCCGCATCAATTTCATGTCATCAATGCCGCCGGCGTGTTTTTCCATTTAGAAGAACTGCATTCGATAACGGATGGAATCCGTGCAGCGTTGCACCCTGACGGAGTCTTCGTCGTGCAATTTCTCTACATGAAACAAATCGTCGACAACATGGCGTTCGATCAAATCTATCATGAGCATTTGCTGTACTATAATCTTGAGACCATCGAGACCCTATTGAACATGCATGGGTTATCCATGTTCGATGGGTATCTTTCTCCTATCCATGGCGGCTCGATCATCGGGTTTGTCGGACCAACTGGGAAACGGGAACCTTCTCAACGATTGCAGAAACTTCGGCAGGAGGAAACCGTTCAACACAGCAATCAGTTTTCCACGTATCAGACATTCGCCGAACAGATTCAATGCATGAAATCCTCCAATCAGGAGTTTCTTCACGCGGCGAAAGACCGGGGGCTGACCATTTACGGATTTGGAGCCCCGGTCAAGGGGAACACGCTGTTAAATTATTTTGAAATTGGCCCTGCGCACCTGGACTGTTTAGTGGAAAAGAATGCGTTGCGCCGTGGGCTGTACTCTCCGGGCCAGTATATCCCCATCGTCATGGAAGACGAACTCGCTCATCCGCCCGACATGTATTATGTCCTGGCATGGAATTTCAAGGAAGAAATTCTGGCCAATAACCGAAAACTGATCGAGCAGGGTGTCGAGTTCTATTTCCCGATCGATCCCAGGCCCGTTCTCGCATGA
- the fliW gene encoding flagellar assembly protein FliW, whose protein sequence is MNVSTSRFGTVEVSEESLVTFASGLVGLPTHTRYAVFEVEGGGGYQWLQSLDDETLAVVMMPAEILEPDFVRTIPQESVAELDIQDDDQVSISVIVTIPPGQPDRATANFRAPIVVNLRTRMAKQVILHESIPLHVPLMPDHANDGVAVETEQVCLEGAIKA, encoded by the coding sequence ATGAATGTGTCGACGAGCCGTTTTGGAACGGTTGAAGTCTCTGAAGAATCCTTGGTGACGTTCGCTTCTGGTCTTGTGGGTCTCCCGACCCATACCAGATATGCGGTGTTTGAGGTCGAGGGAGGAGGGGGCTATCAATGGTTGCAATCGCTCGATGATGAAACGCTGGCTGTTGTCATGATGCCCGCAGAAATCCTCGAACCGGATTTTGTCCGGACGATTCCACAGGAGAGCGTCGCCGAGTTGGATATTCAAGACGATGATCAGGTGTCGATTTCTGTGATCGTGACGATTCCTCCCGGGCAGCCGGATCGAGCGACTGCGAATTTTCGCGCCCCCATTGTCGTAAATCTTCGCACGCGCATGGCCAAGCAAGTGATTCTGCATGAGTCGATTCCCTTGCATGTTCCGCTCATGCCTGATCATGCGAATGACGGTGTAGCGGTCGAAACTGAACAGGTTTGCCTGGAAGGTGCGATCAAGGCATGA
- a CDS encoding nucleotidyltransferase family protein — protein MYGQQTMDVVILCGGKGSRLRPLVSDRPKSMACLRGRPFLEWQLLALQAKGFFHVVLCTGYMKESIRSYFGEGERVGLQISYSEEYEARGTGGALKQAVSHLHADSALVLNGDSWCDVDVHRLVQFHESHEAKGTLTLTTVAQPQRYGQVALGRHGEIERFCEKEETRSCGRINAGIYVLSYELLAAIPSETHVSLEYDVFPNWVGKGLYGYEGAHRFFDIGTPTSYIQAEREFEDVFQGLSVEHHV, from the coding sequence GTGTATGGCCAACAGACCATGGACGTGGTGATTCTTTGCGGAGGAAAGGGCAGCCGTTTGCGGCCGCTCGTCTCAGATCGTCCGAAGTCCATGGCCTGCTTGCGAGGACGTCCATTTTTGGAGTGGCAGCTATTGGCGCTTCAGGCGAAAGGATTCTTCCATGTCGTTCTTTGTACGGGATACATGAAGGAGAGCATTCGAAGCTATTTTGGCGAGGGAGAACGAGTGGGGCTACAGATCAGCTACTCGGAAGAATATGAAGCAAGGGGAACTGGAGGGGCACTCAAGCAGGCGGTGTCCCATCTCCATGCCGACTCAGCATTGGTGCTCAACGGGGATTCCTGGTGCGATGTGGACGTGCATCGATTGGTACAGTTTCATGAGTCTCATGAGGCGAAGGGCACGCTCACCTTGACGACGGTCGCTCAGCCGCAACGGTATGGGCAGGTTGCTTTGGGTCGTCATGGAGAAATCGAGCGGTTTTGCGAAAAGGAAGAGACCAGGTCGTGCGGACGTATCAACGCCGGCATCTATGTGCTGTCGTATGAACTGCTTGCCGCGATTCCTTCCGAGACCCATGTCTCGTTGGAATACGATGTGTTTCCAAACTGGGTAGGGAAGGGGCTTTATGGATATGAGGGCGCGCATAGATTTTTTGATATTGGAACTCCCACGTCTTACATTCAAGCTGAACGGGAATTTGAAGACGTGTTTCAAGGACTGAGCGTGGAACATCACGTATGA
- a CDS encoding FAD-dependent oxidoreductase: MYDVIIIGGGVLGCAIARSLTAQRKTVLILEKELDVGLHASGRGSGIVHSGFHHEPGTLAARLCVEGNYALKKYAESRRIPFAQIGTYAVATDETQVPVLERFKGWGDRNGVPNLQLVPVSHIRRQEPSIHGHRVLYSETGAVVDSRAFIKSLLNDALRAGAHILYLQEVTEIREEAEAVHVATHDDLHSAQRVVNCTGVYADRLAHSMGVGLEYRMMPFRGMYFTVRGAGSPMTQSIVYPVKEFTSPVGGVSVSKTLQGSVIVGPGFFPTVNREAYDRRQTRLKRMTTWGGQQVMWKAVIQNRRLLRLICQKDTMAVAQQNLWNEASQVIEGLRLQDLSPSRRVEIRPQLIKTDGQLVDDLVIGTTDRSIHVLNMVSPGLTCSLSFAKWLTDRMQDSRYGSRFNPSTLASVS, translated from the coding sequence ATGTACGATGTCATCATAATCGGGGGCGGGGTGCTTGGTTGTGCTATTGCCCGAAGTCTCACGGCTCAACGAAAAACCGTCTTGATCTTAGAGAAAGAGCTGGATGTAGGACTCCATGCAAGTGGTCGTGGCAGCGGTATCGTGCATTCGGGCTTTCATCACGAACCTGGCACCCTTGCGGCAAGGCTCTGTGTCGAAGGCAACTATGCCCTGAAAAAGTATGCTGAATCACGCCGAATTCCATTCGCACAGATTGGAACGTATGCCGTGGCTACCGATGAGACGCAGGTTCCGGTGCTCGAGAGATTTAAAGGATGGGGTGATCGAAATGGCGTGCCCAACCTTCAACTTGTTCCCGTGTCCCACATACGCCGTCAAGAACCCTCAATTCATGGACATCGCGTTCTCTATTCCGAGACCGGGGCCGTCGTGGATTCCCGTGCGTTCATCAAATCGCTCTTGAATGATGCCCTCAGGGCTGGAGCTCATATTCTCTATTTACAGGAAGTCACGGAGATTCGGGAAGAAGCTGAGGCCGTACATGTCGCGACGCATGATGACCTGCATTCGGCCCAGCGTGTGGTCAATTGTACAGGGGTCTATGCGGATCGTCTCGCTCACTCGATGGGAGTTGGGCTTGAATACCGCATGATGCCGTTTCGGGGGATGTACTTTACCGTGAGAGGAGCTGGTTCACCGATGACGCAGTCAATAGTCTACCCCGTCAAAGAATTCACGTCGCCTGTTGGTGGCGTGTCTGTGAGTAAGACGCTGCAAGGGTCCGTCATCGTGGGGCCGGGATTCTTCCCGACGGTCAATCGTGAAGCCTATGACCGAAGACAAACCCGATTGAAACGAATGACGACCTGGGGGGGACAGCAGGTCATGTGGAAGGCCGTCATACAAAATAGACGGCTCCTTCGGCTGATTTGTCAGAAGGATACAATGGCTGTGGCTCAACAGAATCTCTGGAATGAAGCCAGTCAAGTCATCGAAGGCTTACGTCTCCAAGACTTGTCGCCTAGCCGGCGCGTCGAAATCCGTCCACAGTTAATCAAAACCGACGGCCAACTGGTGGATGATCTTGTCATCGGGACCACTGATCGAAGCATTCACGTCTTGAATATGGTCTCTCCCGGGTTGACGTGCTCTCTTTCATTCGCGAAGTGGCTGACGGATCGAATGCAGGATTCTCGGTATGGATCGAGGTTCAATCCATCGACATTGGCGAGCGTCTCATGA
- a CDS encoding diguanylate cyclase yields the protein MRILVADDDPITLHMVVYRMRQWGHEVVMCTDGEEAWRILESDALPQVAILDWMMPGLDGVEICRRIRTRSGNPYVYVILLTGRDDTEDMITGLEAGADDYLCKPFHLGELEARLRSGKRIVDLQTELIEAQESLRIQAMQDPLTKALNHGAIMDYLHRELSRAQRDDLPVSVIMADLDEFKRVNDTFGHLAGDYVLVEATKRFRDCLRPYDAIGRYGGEEFLIVLPGSDANTAMKQAERIQASLSDHPILLSNSAIPVTVSQGITTWEGTCSDDVRALVSAADNALYLVKSSGRDGIEFLALDEEPHARPLMTPRPKG from the coding sequence ATGCGCATATTAGTCGCGGACGATGATCCGATCACGTTGCATATGGTGGTGTACCGAATGCGTCAATGGGGGCATGAGGTCGTGATGTGCACTGACGGGGAAGAGGCCTGGCGCATCTTGGAATCTGATGCGCTCCCGCAAGTGGCGATTTTAGATTGGATGATGCCCGGACTCGATGGCGTGGAAATATGCCGGAGAATACGTACGCGTTCAGGGAATCCTTACGTTTATGTGATTCTGTTGACGGGGCGGGATGATACGGAGGATATGATTACGGGCCTGGAAGCGGGGGCCGATGACTATTTGTGCAAACCGTTTCATTTGGGCGAACTCGAAGCGCGCCTCCGGTCTGGAAAGCGTATCGTGGACCTGCAAACTGAACTCATCGAGGCCCAAGAGTCACTACGAATTCAAGCCATGCAGGATCCACTAACGAAAGCACTCAACCATGGCGCGATCATGGACTATCTCCATCGAGAACTCTCCCGGGCGCAACGGGACGATTTGCCGGTGAGCGTCATCATGGCGGATTTAGACGAGTTTAAGCGAGTGAACGATACGTTCGGACATTTAGCGGGTGATTATGTGCTGGTGGAAGCCACGAAGCGTTTTCGGGATTGTCTTCGTCCCTACGATGCGATCGGTCGGTACGGGGGAGAAGAGTTTTTGATCGTGCTTCCCGGAAGCGATGCTAATACCGCGATGAAACAAGCTGAACGCATACAGGCTTCTCTCTCGGATCACCCCATCCTGCTCTCGAATTCGGCGATTCCGGTGACCGTCAGCCAAGGCATAACGACTTGGGAAGGCACGTGTTCGGATGATGTGAGAGCACTGGTAAGTGCGGCGGATAATGCGTTGTACCTGGTCAAAAGTAGTGGCCGTGACGGGATTGAATTTTTAGCGTTGGATGAAGAACCGCATGCGAGGCCTTTGATGACTCCGAGGCCAAAAGGGTAA
- a CDS encoding NAD(P)-dependent oxidoreductase produces the protein MKVLVTGGAGYIGSILVPALLEKGYCVTVLDNFFYRQNSLMNCCGDQKFEVVRGDCRDERLLYDLVTQHDCFIPLAALVGAPLCDQDRLGAQSINFEAVQLLCKLLSPSQMMLFPVTNSGYGIGEQGQYCTEDSPLRPLTLYGESKVKAERAVLDREASITFRLATVFGASPRMRMDLLVNDFVYRAVHDRAVTIFEGHFKRNYVHVQDVARAFLFGIEHFDSMKGRSYNLGLDEANLSKIELCQAIQAVFPQFVYLEAPVGEDPDKRDYIVSNARILETGFRTQWSLEDGIRELGKCFTILRKNQYANV, from the coding sequence ATGAAAGTCCTAGTGACCGGTGGCGCTGGATACATTGGCTCAATATTGGTTCCGGCTTTATTGGAAAAAGGGTATTGCGTAACCGTTCTTGATAACTTTTTTTACCGTCAGAACAGTCTGATGAATTGCTGCGGAGATCAAAAGTTCGAGGTCGTACGGGGTGATTGTCGGGATGAGCGTCTTTTGTATGATTTAGTCACTCAGCATGACTGCTTTATTCCGCTCGCCGCATTGGTTGGTGCGCCACTCTGCGATCAAGATCGCTTAGGGGCCCAGTCGATCAATTTCGAAGCGGTTCAACTGCTGTGTAAGCTGCTTTCTCCTTCTCAGATGATGCTGTTTCCCGTGACGAATAGCGGCTATGGCATCGGTGAACAGGGACAGTACTGCACGGAAGACTCCCCACTACGCCCACTGACCTTATATGGGGAGAGCAAAGTGAAAGCCGAACGGGCCGTGTTGGATCGGGAAGCGAGCATCACGTTTCGCTTGGCGACTGTCTTTGGAGCATCTCCCCGCATGCGGATGGATCTGTTAGTGAACGATTTCGTGTACCGGGCCGTGCATGACCGGGCCGTGACGATTTTCGAGGGACATTTCAAACGTAATTATGTGCATGTCCAAGATGTCGCACGGGCCTTTCTCTTTGGCATTGAGCATTTCGATTCGATGAAAGGCAGATCATACAATTTAGGGTTGGATGAGGCAAACCTTTCGAAAATTGAATTGTGTCAGGCTATTCAAGCGGTATTTCCTCAGTTCGTCTACCTTGAAGCGCCAGTCGGAGAAGACCCGGACAAACGGGACTACATCGTGTCGAACGCGCGGATTCTCGAAACGGGGTTTCGCACCCAGTGGTCGTTGGAGGATGGGATTCGGGAGTTAGGGAAGTGCTTTACCATCTTGCGAAAGAATCAATATGCCAATGTATAG